Proteins encoded in a region of the Anopheles aquasalis chromosome 2, idAnoAquaMG_Q_19, whole genome shotgun sequence genome:
- the LOC126580018 gene encoding uncharacterized protein LOC126580018: MSSKLLNFPAATTTKFVSNSTASSGSSSSRIPPSVAWNYDNLRLAEVLCPVCQSVLVEPVFLPCKHLFCRDCLSGTIEKNSLCCPCCRKRFGTWYRHASRGNTLVHERLWEAIQSQFRDLLEDDSSPRATKASTTSHATSTTFPKLNSPGCLRKEYNEELKRYQQELLEEKQKEVIASEHYIINLYKQEGVIDLADSSSHVSVSSATTPDLQDTGTKVCGGNTSSLAGPSSSSSHQLGPKAAAYGSGTMATADSRSDKIVATHGSSRASPSNGSVISISSTSSAVSAVTSTSCVSSSISERFSIIKSVTQTLGRSAELVKQKATDLTQRLSFGKQKTTTTTTTTAIDLNKSELCMKPTELHKTEQRGAVDEDDDDGEADETDSLKAEQNHFVPIHASLPKSSFSLDSVVRVPPKRTPQACTKYTLSPRKCSIRSLLNPTTPDGRSAFSVVNFCLLTPPKNPISPDDTTAAEQEEPSSHSSSASGSREKKTNGTTVQARGGRRRRKLKFSPTKARKSSSTVVARSGGNVGSSEAVPGTTTRATRRTSDTKTTATLLKDIIVSDQQRLEQQIEMERRDFEFAQKLQQKLNRPHGVMQEIHRPYPPVARNCSYSLRRKGSDNVSELSGTSTKRQSEADEPEDAKSVAQRTRKRKATSSSVENDVPTVSPPSEGTARKRQTRRTIKAVPVESVSPVASTAVAEAPVQRKSTRNKAR, translated from the exons ATGTCCTCGAAGCTCCTCAACTTCCCAGCAGCAACTACCACGAAATTTGTGAGTAATTCcacggccagcagcggcagcagcagcagccggatcCCGCCGAGTGTCGCCTGGAACTACGATAACCTCCGGTTGGCCGAGGTGCTCTGCCCGGTTTGTCAATCGGTCCTGGTGGAGCCGGTCTTTCTCCCCTGCAAGCACCTGTTTTGCCGCGATTGTCTCAGCGGGACGATCGAGAAAAACTCCCTCTGCTGCCCTTGCTGCCGCAAGCGCTTCGGGACGTGGTACCGGCATGCGTCGCGTGGGAACACGCTCGTGCATGAGCGCCTTTGGGAGGCAATCCAAAGCCAGTTCCGTGACCTGCTAGAGGACGACAGCAGCCCCAGGGCAACGAAAGCGTCCACGACATCCCACG ctaccagcaccacctttcCGAAGCTAAACAGTCCCGGGTGCCTGCGGAAGGAATACAACGAAGAACTGAAGCGCTATcagcaggagctgctggaagagaAACAGAAGGAGGTGATCGCGTCCGAGCACTACATCATCAATCTGTACAAACAGGAGGGTGTCATCGATCTGGCCGACAGCAGTAGCCATGTGTCGGTTTCGTCGGCCACCACTCCGGACCTCCAGGACACCGGCACTAAGGTGTGTGGTGGCAACACCTCCTCTTTGGccggtccatcatcatcatcatcacaccaaTTGGGCCCGAAAGCGGCTGCTTACGGCTCCGGCACCATGGCTACGGCAGATAGTCGTAGCGACAAGATAGTGGCAACCCACGGATCATCACGCGCCTCACCATCGAATGGAAG TGTCATCTCCATCTCGTCCACTTCTTCGGCCGTATCGGCGGTCACGAGTACATCGTGTGTTTCGTCCTCAATATCGGAACGATTCAGCATCATAAAATCCGTCACTCAGACGCTTGGCCGCAGTGCTGAGCTGGTAAAGCAGAAGGCTACTGACCTGACACAGCGACTATCGTTCGGGAAgcaaaagacgacgacgacgacgacaacgactgcCATCGACCTGAACAAGAGTGAGCTGTGCATGAAACCGACGGAACTGCACAAAACCGAACAACGCGGTGCGgttgacgaggacgatgatgatggtgaagcgGATGAGACTGATAGCTTAAAAGCGGAACAGAACCATTTCGTCCCGATCCATGCATCACTGCCAAAGAGCAG CTTCTCACTGGATAGCGTTGTCCGTGTTCCACCGAAACGTACACCACAAGCGTGCACCAAGTACACGCTGTCGCCCAGGAAGTGTTCAATACGGTCCCTGCTCAATCCGACCACACCCGACGGCAGGTCGGCTTTCTCGGTTGTGAACTTTTGTCTTCTAACGCCCccgaaaaatccaatttcccCCGATGACACCACCGCTGCTGAGCAGGAAGAGCCATCTTCTCATTCGTCCTCCGCATCGGGATCTCGcgagaagaaaacgaacggTACAACCGTGCAGGCCCGTggtggccgtcgccgtcgaaAGCTCAAGTTCTCGCCAACGAAAGCACGAAAGTCATCGAGCACCGTAGTGGCGCGTAGTGGAGGAAATGTTGGATCGTCGGAGGCGGTGCCGGGGACCACCACTCGAGCAACGCGGCGCACATCGGACACCAAGACGACTGCGACGCTGCTGAAGGACATCATCGTCAGCGATCAGCAGCGGTTGGAGCAGCAGATCGAGATGGAAAGGCGTGATTTTGAATTCGCACAAAAACTACAACAAAAGCTAAACCGACCGCACGGTGTGATGCAGGAAATCCACCGACCGTACCCGCCGGTAGCGCGGAACTGTTCCTATTCGCTGCGGCGCAAAGGAAGTGATAACGTGAGTGAACTGTCCGGCACCAGCACAAAGCGCCAGAGTGAAGCGGATGAGCCGGAGGACGCGAAAAGCGTCGCCCAGAGGACACGCAAACGAAAGGCCACGAGTAGCAGCGTGGAGAACGATGTTCCTACGGTATCCCCGCCCAGCGAGGGTACCGCGAGAAAGCGGCAAACACGACGAACGATCAAAGCGGTACCGGTAGAATCCGTGTCACCTGTCGCTTCGACGGCGGTCGCGGAGGCTCCGGTGCAACGCAAATCCACCCGGAACAAGGCACGCTAA
- the LOC126571920 gene encoding coiled-coil domain-containing protein 39: MVESQPFIIRVMEEMGLADGGFIPIANEENKQLLEYINRLGGSKGEATGKVQLSDQRLTNLKVHLRNAQLEFDQNSKIIGADKSQITTEHGLLKVAQNDRSFFRQQVLDAKKDHAELQKHDERAQGDMKKLAGNVEKYTERIKWAKGALLEWKQVMGSGEATNKLILKYCKTDASRAEALEAKRKQLEDKISRRRATLVTLYEEYKSLEQVLERTSQFFRQAHQERRQLVQTWKEAVKHMNQREDNIKAVETDIEAAREVSNVLSCDLQAQTEFLEQQQRNNHEIEIRIGELNVEVSKLRNRLTALNDSVQLKTNEYQVTRKSVQNLSNKLSSMRNRNRHALNSEDEKEKQIHENLSELEELRDKLDNFRSKSLCAQERLRQLSEIVETEERQIRAMETETARLSTALYRAQQQLFAMREEDKLLKVEIHSTESGIGKIRAALKTLEKEIIRQIEISYNVDYGIEKVQARIANMKGNAGTKQEGANLAHTKLVHAETILFERRQNLALLQSQIVKIQQDFRQASLVYQQDAAEIERMTGKWKEKTLIVEGGEKKVRQCTAENQERLVEKSLLKMRIKQMERRLETQSDKMYTLERHRMELEAAITKRLVDIGAQKDMLLLKRKYLADERAQLRADIIERGLKIEQLKNRYDLSLDLLGKNEDGSIVTATQIKIQTAQEKYMLLREGSELNVKILKAEEDLKALENTLKVMNFSNEKYKRGLQKVEDENPDMVAMESIQADYGKAMAALKNVRSDLAMNTENLHDLNECREQNDKTLEQTQKIRLDSNDVLLRVQKELLDQRTKIQRAERELKLAIKAAKAKTNDDDLMMIFQKDLNLKELEERNGLALQHLADLVEQSSEMAASVSKHCYERGLRLPLIKRTKSQISWRSENSHGTEYSGRVDTISSKQASRLSTCTTTSSRNTDDSSDDIAKSFDNRMSAGLSVILIDFPGTKGGNNRAPPGGPGTKKH, translated from the exons ATGGTTGAGTCGCAACCGTTCATCATTCGCGTGATGGAAGAAATGGGTCTGGCCGACGGGGGCTTTATCCCTATCGCCAACGAGGAGAacaagcagctgctggagtACATTAATCGGTTGGGAGGGTCGAAAGGGGAAGCAACGGGCAAGGTGCAGCTAAGTGACCAACGGTTGACGAACCTAAAGGTCCATCTGCGAAATGCCCAGCTAGAGTTTGACCAAAATTCCAAAATCATCGGCGCGGACAAAAGCCAAATCACGACCGAACATGGCCTGCTGAAGGTGGCCCAGAATGATCGCTCCTTCTTTCGCCAGCAAGTGTTGGACGCCAAGAAGGATCATGCCGAGCTGCAGAAGCACGATGAAAGGGCTCAAG GAGACATGAAGAAGCTGGCGGGAAATGTGGAAAAGTATACGGAACGGATCAAGTGGGCCAAAGGAGCGCTGCTTGAGTGGAAACAGGTGATGGGAAGCGGCGAGGCGACGAACAAGCTGATCCTGAAGTACTGCAAAACGGACGCAAGCCGGGCGGAGGCACTCGAAGCCAAACGGAAACAGTTGGAGGACAAAATTTCACGGCGTCGTGCCACGCTGGTCACGCTGTACGAGGAGTACAAGTCCTTGGAGCAAGTGCTCGAACGGACATCGCAGTTTTTCCGCCAGGCCCACCAAGAGCGGCGTCAGCTGGTACAAACGTGGAAGGAAGCGGTCAAACACATGAACCAGCGCGAAGATAACATCAAAGCGGTCGAAACTGATATCGAAGCGGCACGCGAGGTTTCCAACGTTTTGTCCTGTGATTTGCAAGCCCAGACCGAGTTtctggagcaacagcagcgcaacaaCCACGAAATTGAGATTCGCATTGGCGAACTGAACGTGGAGGTATCGAAGCTACGCAATCGGCTCACGGCACTGAACGATAGTGTCCAGCTGAAGACGAACGAGTACCAGGTGACGCGCAAATCGGTCCAAAATCTGTCGAATAAGCTATCCTCGATGCGGAACCGTAATCGCCATGCGCTGAACAGCGAGgatgaaaaagagaaacagatcCACGAGAACTTGAGCGAGCTGGAGGAGCTCCGGGATAAGCTGGACAACTTCCGCAGCAAAAGCCTGTGCGCACAGGAGCGCCTTCGCCAGCTGAGCGAGATTGTGGAAACGGAAGAGCGGCAGATACGGGccatggaaacggaaacggccCGTCTCTCCACGGCGCTCTACCgggcccagcagcagctgtttgcGATGCGCGAGGAGGACAAGCTGCTGAAGGTGGAGATACACTCGACGGAATCAGGCATCGGGAAGATCCGGGCCGCACTAAAAACCCTGGAGAAGGAGATCATCCGTCAGATCGAGATTTCCTACAACGTGGACTATGGCATCGAGAAGGTGCAGGCACGGATTGCCAACATGAAGGGCAATGCGGGCACTAAACAGGAGGGTGCCAATCTGGCGCACACCAAGCTGGTACACGCGGAAACAATTCTTTTTGAGCGCCGCCAAAACCTGGCACTCCTGCAGAGCCAGATCGTGAAAATCCAGCAGGACTTCCGGCAGGCGAGCTTAGTATATCAGCAAGATGCGGCCGAAATCGAACGCATGACGGGCAAGTGGAAGGAGAAGACACTGATCGTCGAGGGTGGCGAGAAGAAGGTGCGCCAGTGCACGGCCGAAAATCAGGAGCGGCTGGTCGAGAAGAGCCTACTGAAGATGCGCATCAAGCAGATGGAACGCCGGCTCGAGACGCAGAGCGACAAGATGTACACCCTCGAGCGGCACCGGATGGAACTGGAGGCGGCGATCACCAAGCGGCTGGTCGACATAGGCGCCCAGaaggatatgctgctgctgaaacgCAAGTATCTGGCCGATGAGCGAGCCCAGCTACGGGCGGACATTATCGAGCGAGGATTAAAGATCGAACAGCTAAAGAACCGCTACGATCTGTCGCTGGATTTGCTGGGTAAAAATGAGGACGGTTCGATCGTGACGGCAACGCAGATCAAAATTCAAACCGCCCAGGAAAAGTACATGCTGCTGCGTGAGGGTAGCGAGCTGAACGTGAAGATCCTAAAAGCGGAAGAGGATCTGAAAGCACTGGAAAACACGTTGAAGGTGATGAACTTTTCGAATGAAAAGTATAAGCGCGGGTTACAGAAGGTCGAGGACGAGAACCCCGAtatggtggcgatggagagCATCCAGGCGGACTATGGGAAAGCGATGGCGGCACTGAAGAACGTTCGCTCGGATTTAGCGATGAACACGGAGAATTTGCACGATCTGAACGAGTGCCGGGAGCAGAACGATAAGACACTGGAGCAGACACAAAAGATCCGGCTCGATAGCAACGATGTGTTGCTGCGCGTGCAGAAGGAGCTGCTCGATCAGCGCACCAAGATTCAGCGTGCCGAGCGCGAACTGAAGCTGGCCATCAAGGCGGCCAAAGCGAAgacgaacgatgacgatctGATGATGATCTTCCAGAAGGATCTGAACCTGAAGGAACTCGAGGAACGGAATGGGCTCGCGCTGCAGCATTTGGCCGATCTGGTGGAGCAAAGCTCCGAGATGGCCGCCTCGGTGAGCAAGCACTGTTACGAGCGTGGCCTACGGTTGCCGCTGATCAAGCGCACTAAAAGTCAGATCTCATGGCGCAGCGAGAATTCCCACGGTACGGAGTATAGTGGCCGCGTTGATACTATCTCATCCAAGCAAG CATCTCGCCTGTCGACGTGTACTACAACTTCATCGCGCAATACGGACGATTCCTCGGATGATATTGCCAAGTCCTTCGACAATCGCATGAGCGCCGGACTGTCCGTCATTCTGATCGATTTCCCTGGGACCAAGGGAGGCAACAACCGGGCTCCACCGGGCGGACCGGGCACTAAGAAGCACTAG
- the LOC126581678 gene encoding zinc finger protein 497: protein MCTKSLSCILCGQPNFPNVDALRVSLLKVTARPLKCPICGDELLGLDKLTIHLFGHSLLEDPKESSDHHGQKEETIPTAESGKSTRKLRKKSLQTDNAYREAPYDSDFQMLKISPDAENSLGPSKIRCSECDVEFRNETLLKMHREVFHNGTTDPQGSSPKGLTGQQQFYCHICPKRFKMKGSLKIHLRVVHEEGSKKLCLNRSTTVAPPTSSSLAITAPGSSTMLAGEAEGCPTMPSIQATQPSSINFFQLSAGTVNTPDLPDSHLIQIIDPRQLAQVVYLTPTITDQPRSDDQTSSVPQTQPVADAAPAGRSARGESISLPSSPQQHSHDSNPKQWECDVCHKSFTTKYFLKKHNRLHTGEMPYTCGICNKSFTFQQSYHKHLLYHSDEKPHACSVCGRAFKELSTLHNHERIHSGEKPFACETCGKCFRQRVSYLVHCRIHTGIMPFVCTGCDASFRYKVSQRTHKCPANPPGTVVRKTGDLLQKLLQSSSITLPADTSGTAQQPEEAVFANPSEPFCAPGQDQMAEDARQTAEYVNRTLDELVKGTYNKLDVNHVSPTTLFQQQQQQQPLYGDLETNRLPQQPSVSNETSFPRIENLCLLSPSAFDGGQLEDLEGLKLDNGW, encoded by the exons ATGTGTACCAAAAGTTTATCCTGCATTCTGTGTGGACAACCCAACTTTCCGAATGTTGATGCGCTGCGAGTCAGTCTGCTGAAAGTGACGGCACGTCCTTTGAAGTGTCCTATCTGTGGCGATGAGCTACTCGGTTTGGATAAGCTCACCATTCATCTCTTCGGACATTCACTGCTGGAGGATCCGAAAGAATCGTCGGATCACCATGggcaaaaggaagaaaccaTCCCGACAGCAGAATCGGGTAAAAGTACTCGTAAATTACGCAAAAAGAGTTTGCAAACAGACAATGCGTACCGTGAAGCACCCTATGATAGTGACTTTCAGATGCTCAAAATATCACCAGACGCTGAAAATAGTTTGGGACCGTCGAAAATTCGTTGTTCCGAGTGTGACGTCGAGTTCCGCAATGAAACGTTGCTCAAGATGCATCGTGAGGTGTTCCACAATGGCACCACAGATCCGCAGGGTTCGTCACCCAAAGGGCTAACCGGGCAGCAGCAATTCTATTGTCATATCTGCCCCAAACGATTTAAAATGAAAGGATCGCTCAAGATTCATTTGCGTGTCGTACATGAGGAAGGGTCAAAGAAGCTTTGTTTGAATCGTTCTACGACCGTTGCTCCACCTACCAGTTCGTCCTTGGCTATCACAGCACCAGGATCGTCCACGATGTTAGCGGGTGAAGCGGAAGGATGTCCTACGATGCCGTCCATCCAAGCGACACAACCGAGTAGCATAAACTTTTTTCAACTATCCGCGGGCACCGTAAATACGCCGGATCTCCCAGATTCGCATCTGATTCAAATAATCGATCCACGACAATTGGCGCAGGTTGTCTACCTTACTCCAACCATAACTGACCAACCTCGCAGCGACGATCAAACCAGTTCCGTTCCACAAACCCAGCCTGTAGCGGATGCTGCGCCGGCTGGACGATCAGCACGAGGCGAAAGTATTTCTTTACCATCGTCGCCACAACAGCATTCGCACGATTCAAATCCGAAGCAATGGGAATGTGATGTTTGCCACAAATCCTTCACAACCAAATACTTTCTAAAGAAGCATAATCGGCTGCATACCG GAGAAATGCCTTACACTTGTGGAATCTGCAACAAGTCCTTCACGTTCCAGCAATCCTACCACAAGCACCTTCTGTACCACAGCGACGAGAAACCTCATGCCTGCAGCGTGTGTGGCCGTGCCTTCAAGGAGTTATCAACTTTACACAACCACGAAAGGATACATTCGGGAGAGAAACCTTTCGCTTGTGAAACATGCG GAAAATGCTTTCGTCAGAGAGTGTCGTACCTCGTGCACTGCCGTATCCACACGGGTATCATGCCGTTCGTTTGCACTGGCTGTGATGCCAGCTTCCGGTATAAAGTCTCCCAGCGTACCCACAAGTGTCCTGCAAATCCACCAGGGACAGTCGTTCGGAAAACGGGTGATTTGCTTCAGAAGCTTCTTCAATCATCGTCCATCACGCTACCGGCAGATACCTCAGGAACGGCACAACAGCCAGAAGAAGCTGTATTTGCGAATCCTTCCGAGCCGTTCTGTGCCCCGGGGCAGGACCAGATGGCAGAGGACGCGAGACAAACGGCGGAATATGTAAATCGAACGTTGGATGAGCTGGTCAAAGGGACGTACAATAAGCTAGATGTTAACCATGTTTCACCAACCACGCTgttccaacaacagcagcagcaacaacctctTTACGGGGATTTGGAAACGAATCGTCTGCCACAGCAACCGTCTGTTTCGAACGAAACCAGCTTCCCGCGGATCGAAAATTTGTGTCTCCTCTCGCCGAGTGCCTTCGATGGAGGGCAACTTGAAGATTTGGAAGGCTTGAAGCTAGATAATGGATGGTGA